A stretch of DNA from Rissa tridactyla isolate bRisTri1 unplaced genomic scaffold, bRisTri1.patW.cur.20221130 scaffold_762, whole genome shotgun sequence:
AGTAACACCCCCAGGAACACCCCCAGTGCCCTGCTCACACCAGTAACCACCAGTAACCACCAGTAACACCCCCAGGAACCCATCCCAGTGCCCTGCTCACACCAGTAACCACCAGTAACACCCCCAGGAACCCATCCCAGTGCCCTGCTCACACCAGTAACCACCAGTAAGAACCAGTGACATCCCCAGGAacccatcccagtgcctcccagtatcACCCTCCCGGGCTCCCAGTAACACACCCCTGTATGTCCTCCtctgtcccccccatgtcccacACATCCCCCTCGTCCCCGAGGTCCCCAATGTCCCCGCGCCCCCcagtgtccccttgtccccacggCCCCCAgtgtccctgcatcccccagtgtccccccatcccccaaTGTCCCCGCATCGCCCGGTGTCCCCATGCCCCCCCGATGTCCCCgtgcccccaaccccccccccagcgtcccccccccgtgccccgctgtccccagcgtcACCGGCGTCATCGAGGAGGACGTTCTCGGGCTTGAGGTCGCGGTAGACGATGCGGTGCTGGtgcaggtgctccagccccagcaggatCTGGGCGGTGTAAAACACGGCCCGCGGCTCGGGGAACCCGGGGTTCTCCTCGTCCACGTTGTAGATGTGGTACCTGACACGCCAAGCACACGCCAAGGACACGCTAAGGACACGCCAGcgctcggggaggggggacacgcgCCAGCGCCTGGGGACGTGCTGGGGAGGCGGCTGGGGGAAGCTGGGTTGGCTTCGTCCCCTTTGTGTGTGTGGCGCCTCCACATGCTAAGGACATGCTAAGGACATGCTAAGGACACGTTAAGGACACGCAAGCGCCCAGGGACATGCCAGCACCTGGGGAAACTCCAGTATCTGGGGACATACCGGGGACATACCGGGGACatggctgtggggagctgggttGGCTTCATCCCCATTGCGTGTGTGGTACATCCACATGCTAAGGACACGCTAGGGACACGCTAGGGACATGCTAAGGACATGCTAGGGACATGCTAGGGACATGCTAAGGACACGCCAGCGCCCAGGGACATGCCAGCACCTGGGGACATgctggggacacggctgggggaAGCTGGGTTGACTTCGCCCCCATTGCATGTGTGGTACATCCACATGCTAAGGACATGCTAAGGACATGTTAAGGACATGCTAGGGACATGCTAGGGACATACTAAGGACACGCCAGCGCCCAGGGACACGCCAGCACCTGGGGAAACTCCAGTATCCGGGGACATACCGGGGACGCGGCTGGGGGAAGCTGGGTTGGCTTCATCCCCATTGCGTGTGTGGTACATCCACATGCTAAGGACACGCTAGGGACACGCTAAGGACACGCTAAGGACACACCAGCACCTGGGGACACTCTGGGGACGTAATTCAGAGAACCCAGGGGCGGCCTCGTCCCCGTCGCGCGCACCACGTGGTGCCTCCACGTGCTCAGGCCCCCGCCGAGGCCCCGCCGGACAACGCCGCCGGCAGCGACACGCCTGGCACACGCCAAGCACACGCTTTACCGCAGGTCGCCGCCGTTCATGATGGTCATGACGAGGCAGAGGTCGGTCTTGGTCTGGAAGGCGCAGGCCAGCGAGACGATGAAGCGACTGTGGACCCGCGCCAGGATCCGCTTCTCCACCATCGCCGCCTGCACACGCCAAGCACACGCCAAGGGCACGCCGCTGGGGACGGCCCGGCACACGCCAAGGAGGCGCCGAGGCCAAGAGccggaggggggggaggggggggcgcacGCGCGGGAAAACATGGGTGGGACACGCCAAGGACACGCCACGGACGTGGGACGGTACACGGCAAGGACACGGGATGGTGCGTGGCAAGGATAGGCCAAGGACACGCCAAGGACACGCCAAGGACACGGGAAGGGattggggacaggagaagggatttggggacaggggaaggaatttggggacagaagaaggaatttggggacaggggaagggatttggggacagggaaagcgatttggggacaggggaagggatttggggacaggggagcggatttggggacagaagaagcaatttggggacaggggaagggatttggggacaggggaaggaatttggggacaggggaggggatttggggacagaagaaggaatttggggacaggggaagggatttggggacagaagaagggatttggggacaggggaagggatttggggacagaagaaggaatttggggacaggggaaggaatttggagacagaagaagggatttggggacaggggaagggatttggggacagaagaaggaatttgtggacagaagaaggaatttggggacagaagaagggatttggggacaggggaagggatttggggacagaagaaggaatttggggacagaagaagggatttggggacggggaagggatttggggacaggggaaggaatttggggagagaagaaggaatttggggacagaagaagggatttggggacaggggaagggatttggggacagaagaagggatttggggacaggggaagggatttggggacaggggaaggaatttggggacagaagaagggatttggggacaggggaagggatttggagacagaagaaggaatttggggacagaagaagggatttggggacagggaaggggatttggggacaggggaagggatttggggacagaagaagggatttggggacaggggaaggaatttggggacagaagaagggatttggggacagaagaagggatttggggacggggaaggaatttggggacagaagaagggatttggggacaggggaagggatttggggacagaagaaggaatttggggacagaagaagggatttggggacagggaagggatttggggacagaagaaggaatttggggacagggcaaggaatttggggacaggggaagggatttggggacagaagaagggatttggggacagggaaggggattTGGGGAcggggaaggaatttggggacaggagaagggatttggggacggggaaggaatttggggacagaagaaggaatttggggacaggggaagggatttggggacaggggaggggatttggggagagaagaaggaatttggggacaggggaagggatttggggagagaagaaggaatttggggacaggggaaggaatttggggagagaagaaggaatttggggacaggggaagggatttggggagagaagaagggatttggggacaggggaagggatttggggacagaagaagggatttggggacaggggaagggatttggggagagaagaagggatttggggacaggggaagggatttgtggacagaagaaggaatttggggacagaagaaggaatttggggacaggggaaagGATTTGGGGAcggggaaggaatttggggacaggggaggggatctggggacagaagaagggatttggggacagaagaagggatttggggacaggggaaggaatttgtggacagaagaaggaatttggggacagaagaaggaatttgtggacagaagaagggatttggggacggggaagggatttggggacaggggaaggaatttggggagagaagaaggaatttggggacaggggaagggatttggggagagaagaaggaatttggggagagaagaaggaatttggggacagaagaagggatttggggacaggggaagggatttggggacagaagaaggaatttggggacagaagaagggatttggggacaggggaagggatttggggacagaagaaggaatttggggacagaagaagggatttggggacggggaagggatttggggacaggggaaggaatttggggagagaagaaggaatttggggacagaagaagggatttggggacaggggaagggatttggggacagaagaagggatttggggacaggggaagggatttggggacagaagaaggaatttggggacagaagaagggatttggggacagggaaggggatttggggacaggggaagggatttggggacagaagaagggatttggggacaggggaaggaatttggggacagaagaagggatttggggacagaagaagggatttggggacggggaaggggatttggggacaggggaagggatttggggacagaagaagggatttggggacaggggaaggaatttggggacagaagaagggatttggggacagaagaagggatttggggacaggggaagggatttggggacagaagaaggaatttggggacagaagaagggatttggggacagggaagggatttggggacagaagaaggaatttggggacagggcaaggaatttggggacaggggaagggatttggggacagaagaagggatttggggacagggaaggggattTGGGGAcggggaaggaatttggggacaggagaagggatttggggacggggaaggaatttggggacagaagaaggaatttggggacaggggaagggatttggggacaggggaggggatttggggagagaagaaggaatttggggacaggggaagggatttggggagagaagaaggaatttggggacaggggaaggaatttggggagagaagaaggaatttggggacaggggaagggatttggggagagaagaagggatttggggacaggggaagggatttggggacagaagaagggatttggggacaggggaagggatttggggagagaagaagggatttggggacaggggaagggatttgtggacagaagaaggaatttggggacagaagaaggaatttggggacaggggaagggatttggggacggggaaggaatttggggacaggggaggggatctggggacagaagaagggatttggggacagaagaagggatttggggacaggggaaggaatttgtggacagaagaaggaatttggggagagaagaaggaatttggggacaggggaagggatttggggacagaagaaggaatttggggagagaagaaggaatttggggagagaagaagggatctggggacagggaaagcgatttggggacagggaaaggaatttggggacagaagaaggaatttggggacagaagaagggatttggggacaggggaggggatttggggacagaagaaggaatttggggacagaagaagggatttggggacagaagaagggatttggggacaggggaaggaatttggggagagaagaaggaatttggggacaggggaagggatttggggagagaagaagggatttggggacagaagaagggatttggggacaggagaaggaatttggggacagggaaggggattTGGGGAcggggaaggaatttggggacaggagaagggatttggggacagaagaaggaatttggggacaggggaagggatttggggacagaagaaggaatttggggagagaagaagggatttggggacaggagaaggaatttggggacagaagaagggatttggggacaggggaggggatttggggacaggggaagggatttggggacggggaagggatttggggacagaagaagggatttggggacaggggaagggatttggggacagaagaaggaatttggggacagaagaagggatttggcgACAGATTTGCCGACGAGGAGCCGCAGGAGGCCCCGGGAAGGGCCGAGGGCACtgaggggccgggggccgccccgcgtcccccccctcGGTGGGGGCTtgaggggggttgggggggttgggggaggggcgggggcctGCCCGCGGCCTCACCTCGTAGCCCTGGCGCTTCTTGAGGCGTTTCTTGTTGAGGCGTTTGTTGGCGTACATCTTGCCGGTGGCCCGGCGCTGGCAGGCGCAGACCTCGCCGAAGCCCCCCTTGCCCAGGACCCGGAACTCGGCGAAGGCTTCGGCCCCCACCGGTTGTTCCTCCAACCACTTGAATTGCACGAAACGCCCGAATTCCAGCGATTCTCGGTACGGGCTCCAGGCCGCCGCTTCCAGGTGGGCTAGCAACTCCCGGCGAGCTTGGCCGAAGGCCCCCGCCGAGGGGGCGGCACCTGCGCGCGtggaagaggaagggggagaaggtggCGTGGCTGCCGACGCTATCGCGGCCGCCACTGGGAGTGGCGCGGCCACCACCGGGGGCATCGTGGCCACTGTTGGGGGTGTCACGGCCACCACCGGGGGCATCGTGGCCACCGTCGAGGGCGTCGTGGCCACCACCGGGGGTGTCATCGCCATCGTTGGGGGTGTCATGGGCATCATGGCCACCACTGGGGGCATCATGGCCACCACCAGGGGTGTCATCACCATCATTGGGCGTGTCATGGGCATCATGGCCACCATTGGGGGCGTCGTGGCCACCACCGGGGGCGTCGTGGCCACTGTTAGGGGTGTCATGGCCACCATTGGGGGCATCGTGGCCACCGTCGAGGGCGTCGTGGCCACCACCGGGGGTGTCATCGCCATCATTGAGGGTGTCATGGGCATCATGGCCACCACTGGGGGCATCATGGCCACCACCAGGGGTGTCATCACCATCATTGGGCGTGTCATGGGCATCATGGCCACCATTGGGGGCGTCGTGGCCACCACCGGGGGCGTCGTGGCCACTGTTAGGGGTGTCATGGCCACCGTTGGGGGCATCGTGGCCACCATCGGGGGTGTCGTGGCCACCACCGGAGGTGTCATCGCCATCGTTGAGGGTGTCATGGGCATCATGGCCACCATTGGGGGCGTCATGGCCACCACCGGGGGCATCGTGGCCACCATTGGGGGTGTCATGGCCACCACTGGTGGCATCATGGCCACCATCGGGGGCATTGTGGCCACCATCGGGGGCGTCATGGCCACCGTTGGGGGTGTCATAGCCACCACCAGGGGCATCATGGCCATCATGGCCACTGTTGGGGGTGTCATGGCCGCCACCAGGGGCATCGTGGCCACCACTGGGGGCGTTGTGGCCACCACTGGGGGTATCATGGCCATCATGGCCACTGTTGGGGGCGTCATGGCCACCACTGGGGCTATCATGGCCATCATGGCCACTGTTGGGGGCGTCATGGCCACCACCGGGGCTATCATGGCCATCATGGCCACCGTTGGGGGCATCATGGCCACCACCGGGGGCATCATGGCCACCATTGGGGGTGTCATAGCCACCACCGGGGGCATCATGGACACCGTTGGGGGCATCATGGCCACCACCGGGGCCATCGTGGCCACCATTGGAGGCGTCATGGCCACCTTTGGGGGTGTCTTAGTAGTCATCACTGTCATGGTGACCATTGGGGCCGTCATGGCCACCACTGGGGGTGTCATGGCCACCACCGGGGGCATCATGGCCACTGTTGGGGGCGTCATGGCCACTGTTGGGAGTGTCATGGCCTCTACTGGGGTGTCATGGCCTCTATTGGGCTAGCATGGCCTCCACTGGGCTAGCATGGCCTCTGCTGAGGTGTCATGGCCTCCGTTGGTGGCACCATGGCCACCGTTGGGGTACCATGGCCTCCGTCGGGGTATTACGGCCGCCATTGGAGGTATCATGGCCGCCATCGGAGGTATCATGGCCACCATTTTGGTGTCATGGCCACCATTGGAGGTATCATGGCCTCCATTGAGGTACCATGGCCACCATTTTGGTGTCATGGCCACCGTGGGCAGTGTGGCAGCCACCATCTTGGCGCCGCAGCCGCCATGTTGGCGTCACAGCTGCCATGTTGTTGTCATGGCCCCCGTGGGCAGTACGGTGGCCGCCATCTTGGCGTCGCGGCCGCCATTTTGCTGTCAGGGCCACCATTGGCAGTATTGTGGCTGCCATCTTGGCGTCACGGCCGCCATTTTGTTGTCACGGCCCCTGTGGGCAGTACGGCGGCCGCCATCTTAGTGTCACAGCCGCCATTTTGTTGTCTCAGCCCCCGGGGGCAGTACGGCGGCTGCCATTTTGGCGCCGCGGCCACCATTTTGTTGTCACGGCCCCTGTGGGCAGTACGGCGGCTGCCATTTTGGCGCCGCGGCCACCATTTTGTTGTCACGGCCTCTGTGGGCAGTACGGCGGCTGCCATTTTGGCGCCGCGGCCGCCATTTTGTTGTCACGGCCCCCGTGGGCGGTACGGCGGCTGCCATTTTGGCATCACGGCCGCCATTTTGTTGTCACAGCCCCCGTGGGCAGTACGGCGGCTGCCATTTTGGCGCCGCGGCCACCATTTTGTTGTCACGGCCTCTGTGGGCAGTACGGCGGCTGCCATTTTGGCATCACGGCCGCCATTTTGTTGTCACGGCCTCTGTGGGCGGTACGGCGGCTGCCATTTTGGCGCCGCGGCCGCCATTTCGTTGTCACGGCCCCCGTGGGCGGTACGGCGGCTGCCATCTTGGCGCCGCGGCCGCCATTTTGTTGTCACGGCCTCTGTGGGCAGTACGGCGGCTGCCATTTTGGCATCACGGCCGCCATTTTGTTGTCACGGCCTCTGTGGGCAGTACGGCGGCTGCCATTTTGGCGCCGCGGCCGCCATTTTGTTGTCACGGCCCCCGTGGGCAGTACGGCGGCTGCCATCTTAGTGTCACGGCCGCCATTTTGTTGTCACGGCCCCTGTGGGCGGTACGGCGGCCGCCATCTTGGTGCCGCGGCCGCCCTTTTGGTTTTGGTACGGCGGCCCCCACCTTGGCgccggggcggggcagggcggggccTCACCTGCGGGGGGCCCGGCAACGGCGGCGGCGCTGAGGAAGGCGCAGTGTTGGGCCCCGCCGGGGGTGAAGAAACGGCTCCTgatggcggcggccgccccggccctctcctcctcctcgcacTGCTCGTAGGCCTCCAGCTCCGCCCACAGCGCCCCGGCGGCGGCCAATTCCGGCCTCCCTTCTAGAAACCGCCGGAAAAGCAGCTTCCCGATCGGCTGCTCCACGCACTGCCACCGGAAGGATGTATCCTCTTCAAGGTGGCCGCCGCCATGCGCGACGCCATTTTGGGCCTTGCCGCCGCCATtcggggccccgccgccggccaggCGGGCGCGCAAGGCCTGGCACTGGGAGATGTGGGGCAGGCGCAGGCGGGCCCGTTGCCGTCGATCCCGACCCGAGGtagcccccggcccgccccgggccGACACGTAGGCCGAGTTGGCCACCACCGTCTCCAGGCCGCCGATGTCCATGGctgctgaggggctgggggggggggggcgacacgCGGAAGTGAGCGCTCGATGCCACCCACGGGGACATAttgtccccttccctcccccgccatatcccccccccccaccccggattACCCCCcccaaagggggggggggggcaaggtcATGGTCTTAAAGGGCCAGCGCGCTATAATTAGCGGGGAAAGCGGCTCAGCCCCGGCCTAAGCGGCTTTCAGGGAacaagaaggggggggggggggatacccccaatccccccccccccgatatcCCACAATGCACCGGGGCCGCCAAGCATGATGGGAAGGAGGTGTTgtcgccccccccctcccccccccgttgccccccccctttccccccaagGTTGAGAATGGCGCCGCAAAGGATTCTGGGGGAGGTGTCATGGCCGCCgtgggctccccccccccccccccaaaaggtgGTGGCTCCCACGGTCCTTTGCAGCAAAGGAtgatgggaaggggggggggagggaggaggagttggagggggggcggggggggaaggaggacccacccccgggaccccccaacCCAAAGGGACCCAGGTATttgggacccccccaccctgagGCCACCCAGATATTGGGGACCCCCTACCCCAAAGGGACCCAGATAtttgggaccccccccaccaccttgAGGCCACACAGatattggggacccccccccacccaaaagggacccaggcgtctgacaccccccccacccaaaggGTCCCAGTatttgggacccccccccaccctgagggcacccaggtgtccgggaccccccccacccaaagGGACCCAGATATTTGGGACACCCCCCACCTTGAGGCCACCCAGatattggggaccccccccacccaaaagggacccaggcgtctgacacccccccacccaaagGGTCCCAGGTAtttgggaccccccccaccctgagGCCACCCAGATATTGGGGACCCCCACCACCCAaaagggacccaggcgtctgacacccccccacccaaagGGACCCAGGTAtttgggaccccccccacctTGAGGCCACCCAGatattggggaccccccccacacccaaaagggacccaggcgtctgacaccccccccacccaaaggGACCCAGGTatttgggacccccccccaccctgaggGCACCCAGgtggccgggacc
This window harbors:
- the GRK1 gene encoding rhodopsin kinase GRK1; the encoded protein is MDIGGLETVVANSAYVSARGGPGATSGRDRRQRARLRLPHISQCQALRARLAGGGAPNGGGKAQNGVAHGGGHLEEDTSFRWQCVEQPIGKLLFRRFLEGRPELAAAGALWAELEAYEQCEEEERAGAAAAIRSRFFTPGGAQHCAFLSAAAVAGPPAGAAPSAGAFGQARRELLAHLEAAAWSPYRESLEFGRFVQFKWLEEQPVGAEAFAEFRVLGKGGFGEVCACQRRATGKMYANKRLNKKRLKKRQGYEAAMVEKRILARVHSRFIVSLACAFQTKTDLCLVMTIMNGGDLRYHIYNVDEENPGFPEPRAVFYTAQILLGLEHLHQHRIVYRDLKPENVLLDDAGHVRLSDMGLAVELKEGQNKTRGYAGTPGFMAPELLRDEEYDWAVDYFTLGVTLYEMLAAKGPFRSRGEKVENKEVTRRILHDPVSYSERFSPVAQAACEGLLAKDPSTRLGFRDNDCAQLKAHPIFAAVNWGRLEAGSPTLVGCSVDEVPGGRWVLH